The Leptolyngbya sp. 'hensonii' genome window below encodes:
- a CDS encoding RsmB/NOP family class I SAM-dependent RNA methyltransferase: protein MDQPSKLLQKFSQSLFADPTERERFIQALIQPTPFPPCILWCQDRPPTPPFAIEPPLPWQPIFVDRLALGEKPGRHSLHQAGSFYCLDFSSVFAASPLLGLPPAPRLVLDLCASPGGKSIFAWTALQPDRLLSNEVIGKRLAPLIANLKRCQIERTIVLNQDPQDLAIAIPATANVVIVDAPCTGQSLLAKGEKAPGCFHPVSINKNANRQKRVLANAAPIVAPGGYLLYMTCAYSREENEQVSTWFLTRFPQFQPVAVPQLSAYQSHLTEQPCYRIWPQSGQGAGAFTMLFKQTETGEQEDLSQEFLTGRRLNFLHFPKTAVE, encoded by the coding sequence ATGGATCAGCCCTCTAAATTACTGCAGAAATTCAGTCAGTCTCTCTTTGCAGATCCCACAGAGCGAGAACGATTCATTCAGGCCCTGATCCAGCCCACCCCATTCCCTCCCTGTATTCTCTGGTGCCAGGATCGTCCCCCAACCCCCCCCTTTGCGATTGAACCGCCCCTGCCCTGGCAACCCATCTTTGTCGATCGCCTAGCCCTGGGCGAAAAACCCGGTCGCCATTCCCTGCACCAGGCTGGTTCCTTTTATTGTTTGGATTTTTCTTCCGTCTTTGCCGCTTCCCCCCTACTGGGACTTCCTCCTGCTCCCAGACTGGTGCTAGACCTATGCGCTTCACCGGGGGGCAAGAGTATTTTTGCCTGGACAGCTTTACAACCCGACCGGCTACTTAGCAACGAGGTCATTGGCAAGCGGCTGGCTCCCCTGATCGCTAATCTGAAGCGCTGCCAGATCGAGCGCACGATCGTCCTCAACCAGGACCCTCAGGATCTGGCCATCGCCATTCCGGCTACGGCGAATGTCGTCATCGTGGATGCCCCCTGCACCGGCCAGTCCCTCCTGGCGAAGGGGGAGAAAGCCCCCGGCTGTTTTCACCCGGTCAGCATCAACAAAAATGCCAATCGGCAAAAAAGAGTCCTGGCCAATGCTGCCCCGATCGTGGCTCCTGGGGGCTATCTGCTCTACATGACCTGCGCCTACTCCAGAGAAGAAAATGAACAGGTGAGCACCTGGTTTCTGACCCGGTTTCCCCAGTTCCAACCCGTGGCGGTGCCTCAACTATCAGCCTATCAATCCCATCTGACAGAACAGCCCTGTTATCGCATCTGGCCCCAGTCTGGCCAGGGCGCAGGAGCATTTACAATGCTGTTCAAACAAACTGAAACAGGGGAACAGGAGGACTTATCTCAGGAGTTCCTGACGGGACGGAGACTGAATTTCCTGCATTTTCCCAAGACAGCGGTAGAATGA
- the mnmH gene encoding tRNA 2-selenouridine(34) synthase MnmH translates to MALRLQDPIATFWMSQTLCISEFFQVPGVILDVRSPGEYEQGHIPGAVSFPLFSNAERAQVGICYKEQGRELAIELGLELVGPKLAGFVQQAKALASDRQVRVHCWRGGMRSSSMGWLLETAGLQVTLLEGGYKAFRRWVLAVLAEPRTIFTLGGMTGTGKTALLYALADRGEQILDLEKLAHHRGSSYGRLGLPPQPTNEQFENKVALAWAALQPDRPVWIEAESRRIGLCRVPDPLFQQMFSAPVLQIERPRSERVALLLADYGQVDRDGLIAATERLRKRLGGLATQEAVDAIRRGDLAPAIERVLDYYDSTYRYDLQKRGVPIYPIEVTGLDPVQAADRVLGVLKVLHAMPLWCARP, encoded by the coding sequence ATGGCTCTGCGGCTGCAGGATCCTATTGCCACATTCTGGATGAGTCAAACCCTCTGTATTTCTGAATTTTTCCAAGTCCCAGGGGTCATTCTGGATGTTCGCAGTCCCGGAGAGTATGAACAGGGCCACATTCCTGGCGCTGTTAGTTTTCCCCTGTTCAGTAATGCGGAACGGGCTCAGGTAGGGATCTGCTACAAAGAGCAGGGGCGAGAACTGGCGATCGAACTGGGTTTGGAACTGGTGGGTCCCAAACTGGCGGGTTTTGTTCAGCAAGCGAAGGCCCTCGCCTCCGATCGCCAGGTTCGTGTCCACTGCTGGCGCGGTGGCATGCGGAGCAGCAGTATGGGTTGGCTCCTGGAAACGGCAGGTCTCCAGGTCACGCTGCTGGAAGGGGGCTATAAAGCCTTTCGCCGCTGGGTGCTGGCTGTACTGGCTGAACCTCGGACCATTTTCACCCTGGGGGGGATGACCGGCACAGGGAAAACGGCCTTGCTCTATGCCCTGGCCGATCGGGGCGAACAGATCCTCGATCTAGAAAAGCTGGCCCATCACCGGGGCAGCAGCTATGGCAGGCTGGGGCTGCCCCCCCAGCCGACGAATGAACAGTTTGAGAATAAGGTGGCCCTGGCATGGGCGGCCCTGCAGCCCGATCGACCGGTCTGGATTGAGGCAGAGAGCCGTCGCATTGGTCTTTGCCGAGTTCCAGACCCCCTATTTCAGCAGATGTTCAGCGCTCCAGTTCTCCAGATTGAACGGCCCCGTTCCGAGCGGGTAGCGCTGCTGCTGGCAGACTATGGACAGGTCGATCGGGATGGGTTAATTGCCGCCACGGAACGTCTGCGCAAGCGTCTTGGAGGTTTGGCTACCCAGGAGGCAGTAGACGCAATTCGCCGGGGCGATCTGGCTCCCGCGATCGAACGGGTGCTGGATTATTACGACAGCACCTACCGCTATGATCTGCAGAAGCGGGGGGTGCCAATTTATCCGATCGAGGTCACGGGTTTAGACCCTGTCCAGGCTGCTGATCGGGTGTTGGGTGTGCTGAAGGTGTTGCATGCAATGCCTCTATGGTGTGCAAGGCCATAA